From a region of the Propionispora vibrioides genome:
- a CDS encoding glycosyltransferase family 2 protein → MITMVVPARNEAGRITTVLQNVATLPVDHIILVANGSHDATLQEVLQLRIPKLQIIYFHECLGIDIPRSIGAKVALALGSDVVVFVDGDMVGTFNDNLIELIDGVLLKHLDIALTNCYPSPPRHIERYNPTFQWRLTLNKELGLEKKINLATPAHGPHAVSKRLLELIPLRELAIPPVPMALARLHKLKIDVATTIPHYQLGSSIKNQIHTHKIIDTIVGDCLEAIAAFHSEPRTRQNQTKIFQGYNSERRFDLLDSFLK, encoded by the coding sequence ATGATTACTATGGTAGTTCCGGCGCGCAATGAAGCTGGCCGCATAACTACCGTACTGCAAAACGTAGCTACCCTGCCGGTCGACCACATCATCCTGGTTGCCAATGGTTCCCACGACGCTACCTTGCAAGAAGTGCTGCAGCTTAGAATTCCCAAGCTGCAAATTATCTACTTTCACGAATGTCTTGGCATTGACATTCCCCGCTCGATTGGAGCAAAGGTTGCCCTGGCTTTGGGCAGTGACGTTGTCGTATTCGTTGACGGCGATATGGTGGGAACGTTTAACGACAATCTCATAGAACTTATTGACGGAGTGTTGTTAAAGCACCTGGATATCGCGTTAACCAACTGTTATCCGTCGCCGCCCCGCCACATCGAACGCTATAATCCGACCTTTCAGTGGCGGCTTACCCTGAATAAAGAATTGGGACTGGAAAAAAAAATCAACCTGGCTACCCCGGCCCATGGCCCGCACGCCGTCTCCAAACGGCTGCTGGAACTTATTCCACTCAGGGAACTGGCCATTCCACCGGTCCCCATGGCCCTGGCCCGCTTGCACAAATTAAAAATTGATGTGGCAACAACCATCCCCCATTACCAGCTTGGTTCGTCTATCAAAAACCAGATTCACACCCATAAAATTATTGATACTATTGTCGGAGACTGTCTGGAGGCTATTGCAGCTTTCCATAGCGAACCCCGGACCCGGCAAAACCAGACTAAGATTTTTCAGGGCTATAACAGCGAACGCCGTTTTGATCTCTTGGATTCCTTTCTGAAATAA
- the rsmA gene encoding 16S rRNA (adenine(1518)-N(6)/adenine(1519)-N(6))-dimethyltransferase RsmA, which translates to MIEPTIANRDVTLHILKTFGIHMSKKLGQNFLIDEQVVQAIIQAANIQAGDAVLEIGPGIGTLTQGLAHSGAQVTAVEIDRQLVSVLAKTLEGCENVRIVHGDILRVNISQEMGTESYKVVANLPYYITTPIIMGLLEQRLPVELLVTMVQKEVAQRMVALPGTKDYGALSVAVQYYTEPEIMFIVPPRSFVPAPAVESAVIRCTVRTQPPVMVQSEKLFFQIVKAAFSQRRKTLFNALKTTGRPPEEIKEALLAAGIDGARRGETLSLEEFAVITNYWSK; encoded by the coding sequence ATGATTGAGCCAACCATTGCCAACCGGGACGTGACCTTACATATCTTGAAGACCTTTGGCATTCATATGAGCAAGAAACTGGGACAGAACTTTCTGATTGATGAACAGGTGGTACAGGCTATCATTCAGGCGGCAAATATTCAGGCAGGCGATGCCGTGCTGGAGATTGGACCGGGTATTGGCACGCTGACGCAGGGCCTGGCCCACAGCGGTGCGCAGGTAACGGCGGTGGAAATTGACCGGCAGCTAGTAAGCGTGTTAGCCAAGACGCTGGAAGGTTGCGAGAATGTACGCATCGTACATGGCGATATTTTGCGGGTTAACATTTCCCAGGAAATGGGGACCGAGTCATATAAGGTTGTGGCTAATCTTCCTTATTATATTACGACGCCAATTATCATGGGCCTCTTGGAACAACGCCTGCCAGTGGAGCTATTGGTGACGATGGTGCAAAAAGAAGTGGCCCAGCGGATGGTTGCCTTACCGGGAACCAAAGATTATGGAGCACTGTCAGTGGCGGTACAATATTACACCGAGCCGGAAATCATGTTTATCGTCCCGCCACGCTCGTTTGTGCCGGCTCCGGCTGTGGAATCGGCGGTCATTCGTTGTACCGTCCGTACTCAGCCGCCGGTGATGGTACAGAGCGAAAAGTTATTTTTCCAAATTGTCAAGGCTGCCTTTTCGCAACGCCGGAAAACCTTGTTTAACGCTTTAAAAACAACGGGGCGTCCACCGGAAGAAATCAAGGAGGCTTTGCTGGCGGCAGGTATTGACGGAGCAAGGCGGGGCGAAACCTTGAGCCTGGAAGAATTTGCGGTCATTACAAATTATTGGAGTAAGTAA
- the rnmV gene encoding ribonuclease M5: MIKEIIVVEGKQDIQAVRRAVDAECISTGGFSMPPHVLQKIEQAYTKRGIIILTDPDSAGERIRKFLSKRFPEAKHAFVARIDATANGDIGIEQASAEAIRSALSKVKCHEWQPQEEFSWQDMLENGLTGMANAAERRAVIGNRLGIGYANGKSFLYRLNHYGVTRADFRNAIEEITK, translated from the coding sequence TTGATCAAAGAAATCATTGTCGTGGAAGGTAAACAGGATATACAGGCCGTCCGCCGGGCTGTAGATGCTGAATGCATTTCCACAGGCGGTTTTAGCATGCCGCCGCATGTTTTGCAAAAAATTGAACAAGCTTATACAAAACGGGGCATTATCATTCTTACCGATCCTGACAGCGCCGGAGAACGGATCCGCAAGTTTCTGAGCAAGCGCTTCCCGGAAGCCAAGCATGCTTTTGTAGCCCGTATTGATGCCACGGCCAACGGTGATATCGGAATTGAGCAGGCTTCAGCCGAGGCCATCCGGTCGGCGCTTAGCAAAGTAAAATGTCATGAGTGGCAGCCGCAGGAAGAGTTTTCCTGGCAGGATATGCTGGAAAACGGTTTGACCGGAATGGCCAATGCCGCCGAGCGACGCGCTGTTATCGGGAACCGGCTGGGTATCGGCTATGCCAATGGCAAAAGTTTTTTATACCGCTTAAACCATTACGGTGTTACCCGTGCTGATTTTAGGAATGCGATAGAGGAGATAACAAAATGA
- a CDS encoding 3D domain-containing protein, with translation MTDFQTIQSKLSRKTILYLCVLLIVAMLAAGFAWTYKTVQIITDGKHIVVSTLYSDPKSVLAQEHIVLESPDEYRMSTDKLDNGTVITVYRAMPVTVMYQGKAQSVITAKPTVGEVAASMGLSADNIRLEPGADTAVVPNLQINATVLSEKIVERQQPDLFAVLRKPDASLEKGMEAVEQEGQDGTKTVVIKQHFADGNQVSEEVLSERVNEPSIPKIIRVGTRDTVETSRGAMRFRRSELMEATAYNPWDGSGAGITATGMQARRGIVAVDPRVIPLGSRLFIPGYGMALAADTGGAIVGNRVDLCMDGYGEAISFGRRMVKVYVLE, from the coding sequence ATGACCGACTTTCAGACTATCCAGTCAAAATTAAGCCGAAAAACAATATTGTATCTTTGCGTATTGCTTATTGTTGCTATGCTAGCGGCCGGTTTTGCCTGGACGTACAAGACGGTGCAGATTATCACAGACGGTAAACATATTGTCGTAAGTACATTATATAGCGATCCCAAATCAGTGTTAGCTCAAGAACATATAGTATTAGAATCACCAGATGAATATCGCATGTCTACCGATAAGCTGGATAATGGCACTGTCATTACCGTGTATCGGGCCATGCCTGTTACCGTGATGTACCAGGGGAAGGCGCAGTCTGTCATAACTGCCAAGCCTACCGTGGGTGAAGTGGCGGCCAGTATGGGGCTGTCTGCGGACAATATCCGTCTCGAACCGGGGGCGGACACCGCAGTGGTTCCCAACCTGCAAATTAACGCCACCGTATTATCAGAGAAAATTGTAGAACGTCAACAGCCAGATTTATTTGCTGTCCTGCGCAAACCTGACGCCTCCCTGGAAAAGGGAATGGAAGCAGTGGAACAGGAAGGACAGGATGGCACCAAAACGGTTGTCATCAAACAGCACTTTGCTGATGGAAATCAAGTTTCGGAAGAGGTTTTGTCAGAACGGGTTAACGAACCGTCAATACCAAAAATCATTCGTGTTGGCACACGCGACACAGTCGAAACCTCTCGAGGCGCTATGCGCTTCAGACGCTCCGAACTGATGGAAGCCACAGCCTATAATCCCTGGGATGGTTCCGGCGCCGGCATTACGGCGACGGGCATGCAGGCCCGGCGGGGAATTGTTGCGGTTGATCCGAGGGTAATCCCTCTAGGTTCCCGCTTATTTATCCCTGGTTATGGCATGGCCTTGGCCGCCGATACGGGCGGTGCGATTGTCGGAAACCGTGTCGACTTATGTATGGACGGTTATGGTGAAGCGATAAGCTTCGGCCGGCGAATGGTAAAAGTGTATGTACTGGAATAA
- a CDS encoding TatD family hydrolase yields MLFDSHAHIDDEKYTDDQAAVIERAVSNGISGIINVGTCMESSRQSIALSQKYAMVYAAVGIHPHDAKDARREDYEQLAAWTELDKVVAIGEIGLDYYYDFSPRETQEAVFVRQLDVARQCHKPVIIHDRDAHQDTLHILKHEGKGVQGVLHCFSGSLEMAREVIKLGFYVSLGGPVTFTNAAKLKEIACQVPLERLLVETDSPYLTPHPYRGKRNEPAHVRLVAECIAELRGMELAELARVTSDNVRRLFAIGIGSMM; encoded by the coding sequence ATGCTATTTGATTCCCATGCGCATATTGATGATGAAAAATATACGGACGATCAGGCGGCGGTCATTGAACGGGCTGTCAGCAATGGAATAAGCGGCATCATCAATGTTGGGACCTGTATGGAGTCTTCCCGGCAGTCCATAGCCTTGAGTCAAAAGTATGCTATGGTCTATGCTGCCGTTGGCATTCATCCTCATGATGCGAAGGATGCCCGACGGGAAGACTACGAACAATTGGCGGCATGGACTGAACTGGATAAAGTGGTGGCGATTGGCGAAATCGGACTGGATTATTATTATGATTTTTCGCCCCGTGAGACCCAGGAAGCTGTTTTTGTCCGGCAGCTTGATGTGGCGCGGCAGTGTCATAAACCTGTGATCATTCATGATCGTGATGCCCATCAGGATACGCTGCACATTTTAAAGCATGAGGGGAAAGGAGTGCAGGGGGTTCTACACTGCTTTTCCGGCAGTCTGGAAATGGCGCGGGAAGTGATCAAGCTTGGCTTTTATGTATCGCTGGGCGGTCCGGTAACATTTACCAATGCGGCCAAGTTAAAGGAAATTGCCTGCCAGGTTCCCCTGGAAAGGCTGTTAGTGGAAACCGACTCGCCTTATCTCACACCTCACCCCTACCGGGGAAAGCGAAACGAGCCGGCCCATGTGCGCCTGGTGGCTGAGTGTATTGCCGAGTTACGCGGCATGGAGCTGGCCGAACTGGCCCGGGTTACGTCGGACAATGTGCGGCGGCTGTTTGCCATTGGTATTGGATCTATGATGTAG
- the metG gene encoding methionine--tRNA ligase encodes MEKQTFYITTPIYYPSDRLHIGHAYCTTVADAIARYKRLAGFDVFFLTGSDEHGQKIQRKAQEEQVTPIAYVDKIVASFQNLWQKLHISHDDFIRTTEKRHREVVQAIFQKIYDQGDIYKASYEGWYCTPCETFWLERQLEDGKCPDCGRPVELLGEESYFFRMSKYQDRLLQFIEENPDFIQPTSRRNEMINFIKGGLEDLCVSRTTFDWGIPVPFDPKHVVYVWFDALTNYITAAGYMHDREKFAKYWPADIHLVGKEIVRFHSIIWPVILMALGVPLPKKVYGHGWLVVEGDKMSKSKGNVIDPVALIDEFGADTIRYFLLREINLGMDGNFSRDALINRINSDLANDLGNLLHRTLNMIHRFNGGVVQNSHVTEAIDDGLISLAKQTVSSYQAMMEQLDINGAIKEVWALISRTNKYIDETGPWALAKDPAKKERLDTVLYNLAETLRIVAILISPFMPLTAPKIYSQLGLVGDFTEVTLEMAKEWGLLPSGTQVAAHPEPIFPRIEIKTADNGAGKAAAHVEVKKTVEAVPAIPEVTIDEFAKLDLRVAKVLAAEKVKGADKLLLLTVDLGSEQRSIVSGIAKHYTPEELVGKNVVMIVNLKPAKIRGIESRGMVLAASDGEKLTLATAPDMPPGSKVK; translated from the coding sequence ATGGAGAAACAAACGTTTTATATCACCACCCCGATTTATTATCCCAGTGACCGGTTGCATATCGGACATGCCTATTGTACTACGGTGGCTGACGCCATCGCACGGTATAAGCGGCTGGCGGGCTTTGATGTATTCTTCTTGACAGGGTCCGATGAACATGGACAAAAGATTCAGCGTAAAGCACAGGAGGAACAGGTAACCCCGATTGCCTATGTAGATAAAATCGTGGCGTCTTTTCAGAATTTATGGCAGAAGCTTCATATTTCCCATGATGACTTTATTCGCACGACAGAAAAGCGTCATCGGGAAGTGGTGCAGGCGATCTTTCAGAAAATTTATGACCAGGGTGATATTTATAAAGCTTCCTATGAGGGTTGGTATTGTACCCCTTGCGAAACCTTTTGGTTAGAGCGGCAGTTAGAGGACGGCAAATGCCCCGACTGCGGCCGGCCGGTAGAACTGTTGGGTGAGGAAAGCTATTTCTTCCGTATGTCCAAATATCAGGACCGGCTGCTCCAATTTATTGAGGAAAACCCTGATTTTATTCAACCGACCTCCCGCCGTAACGAAATGATTAATTTCATTAAAGGCGGACTGGAGGACTTGTGCGTATCCCGGACAACCTTTGATTGGGGGATCCCGGTGCCGTTTGATCCTAAACATGTAGTATATGTCTGGTTTGATGCGCTAACGAATTATATTACGGCTGCCGGCTATATGCACGACCGGGAGAAGTTTGCCAAATACTGGCCTGCCGACATCCATTTGGTCGGCAAGGAAATTGTCCGGTTCCATTCGATTATCTGGCCGGTCATTCTTATGGCGCTGGGCGTTCCCCTGCCGAAGAAAGTTTATGGCCATGGCTGGCTGGTAGTTGAAGGTGATAAGATGTCCAAGTCAAAGGGCAATGTTATCGATCCGGTGGCTTTAATCGACGAATTCGGCGCCGACACCATTCGCTATTTTTTACTGCGGGAAATCAACCTGGGCATGGATGGCAATTTTTCGCGGGACGCGCTTATCAACCGTATCAATTCCGACCTTGCCAATGATTTGGGCAATTTGCTACACCGGACCCTGAATATGATTCACCGGTTCAATGGCGGTGTGGTGCAAAACAGCCATGTGACGGAAGCCATTGATGACGGGCTGATTAGTTTGGCAAAACAGACCGTGTCGTCCTATCAGGCTATGATGGAGCAGCTTGATATTAACGGAGCGATTAAGGAAGTGTGGGCCCTGATCAGCCGCACGAATAAATACATTGATGAAACCGGGCCCTGGGCACTGGCCAAGGACCCGGCAAAAAAAGAACGTCTTGATACTGTTTTATATAATTTGGCGGAAACGCTCAGAATTGTTGCTATTTTGATTTCTCCCTTTATGCCGTTGACCGCGCCTAAAATATACAGCCAGTTGGGTCTGGTGGGAGATTTTACCGAGGTTACGTTGGAAATGGCTAAAGAATGGGGTTTGCTCCCTTCCGGCACACAGGTTGCCGCCCATCCTGAACCCATCTTCCCCCGGATTGAAATCAAGACTGCCGATAACGGAGCAGGAAAAGCGGCTGCTCACGTCGAAGTAAAGAAAACAGTAGAAGCAGTTCCGGCTATACCGGAGGTTACCATTGATGAGTTTGCCAAGCTGGATTTGCGGGTCGCCAAGGTGCTGGCGGCAGAAAAGGTCAAGGGAGCGGATAAGTTGCTGCTGCTGACGGTTGACCTGGGTTCCGAACAGCGCAGCATTGTGTCCGGTATTGCCAAACATTACACGCCGGAAGAACTGGTGGGTAAAAATGTGGTTATGATTGTAAACTTAAAACCGGCGAAGATTCGCGGCATTGAATCAAGAGGGATGGTACTGGCTGCTTCTGACGGTGAAAAACTGACCCTGGCAACGGCTCCCGATATGCCGCCCGGCAGCAAAGTAAAGTAG
- a CDS encoding AbrB/MazE/SpoVT family DNA-binding domain-containing protein, with product MKSTGIVRKVDELGRVVIPIELRRTLDIEEKDALEIYVDSDRIILRKYEPSCACVFCGNADEVTVFRNKNICKECLTAMTEKAI from the coding sequence ATGAAATCAACAGGAATCGTACGCAAAGTGGACGAGTTAGGAAGAGTTGTCATTCCTATCGAACTGAGACGCACACTAGATATAGAAGAAAAAGACGCTTTGGAAATTTATGTAGACAGCGACCGGATCATTCTCCGGAAATACGAGCCTTCCTGCGCTTGTGTATTCTGCGGCAATGCGGACGAAGTAACCGTTTTTAGAAACAAAAACATCTGCAAGGAATGTCTAACCGCCATGACAGAAAAAGCCATTTAA
- the rsmI gene encoding 16S rRNA (cytidine(1402)-2'-O)-methyltransferase — MTREYGRLFLCATPIGNLEDMTYRAVRTLKEVTVIAAEDTRHTRKLLSHFDIHTPLVSYHEHNKEQRGPELVARLLNGEDIAAVSDAGMPGISDPGVDLARLAIEQGILVIPVPGANAALSALVCSGLDTTAFTFLGFLPKTKKKRQELLGRWAAHSCTMVFYESPHRLMATLAELQAAFGSRRAVAARELTKKFEEFVRGDLQSLVEYFTQQSPRGEFTLVVEGCPATGETESRQENLSPVSYVEQLIRSGKNKKDAIRLVASELGLPKREVYQAVIELKDH; from the coding sequence ATGACTAGAGAATACGGCAGACTTTTTTTATGCGCCACCCCGATTGGCAATTTGGAGGATATGACCTACCGGGCGGTCCGCACTCTGAAAGAGGTGACGGTCATCGCCGCCGAGGATACCAGACATACCAGGAAACTGCTTAGCCATTTTGATATTCATACGCCGCTAGTCAGCTATCATGAGCACAACAAGGAGCAAAGAGGACCGGAACTTGTCGCCCGCCTGCTTAACGGCGAGGATATTGCCGCTGTCAGTGATGCCGGTATGCCCGGAATTTCCGATCCCGGTGTCGATTTGGCCAGATTGGCGATTGAGCAGGGTATTTTGGTTATACCGGTACCGGGAGCCAATGCGGCATTGTCGGCGCTGGTCTGTTCCGGACTGGATACCACGGCGTTCACCTTTCTCGGTTTTTTGCCCAAGACAAAAAAGAAACGGCAGGAGTTATTAGGCCGCTGGGCGGCACATTCCTGCACGATGGTATTTTATGAATCGCCGCATCGGTTGATGGCGACGCTGGCAGAATTGCAAGCGGCTTTTGGCAGCCGCCGGGCGGTTGCCGCCCGGGAACTTACCAAAAAATTCGAGGAGTTTGTGCGCGGCGATTTGCAGAGTCTGGTGGAATACTTTACACAGCAGTCTCCCCGGGGAGAATTTACGCTTGTTGTGGAAGGATGTCCGGCTACCGGAGAAACGGAAAGTCGGCAAGAAAATCTGTCGCCTGTTTCCTATGTGGAGCAATTAATCCGCTCCGGTAAAAATAAAAAAGATGCCATCCGACTGGTGGCATCTGAATTGGGACTTCCTAAGCGTGAGGTATACCAGGCTGTCATTGAACTAAAGGACCACTGA
- a CDS encoding tRNA1(Val) (adenine(37)-N6)-methyltransferase, which translates to MEHKDWLQPKERLDDLGINGLKIIQHPDEFCFSLDAVLLSHFVMLRPGDRVVDLGTGTGVMPLLLTTRDVGSVTGIELDCQMSERAARSVALNHLQDKVTILQGDLRQLKGVLVAGAYEVVIANPPYRPVGGGYISPQAGIARACHELTATLQDVVAAARYLVKYRGRFAMVHLPERMAEILSVMGAAGLEPKRLQLVHPHLNKGPNMLLVEGIRGARPGLEVLPPLIVYESDGSYTEDLLQYYPKEIRQMAVKEGRQMLR; encoded by the coding sequence ATGGAGCATAAAGACTGGTTGCAGCCCAAAGAGCGACTGGATGATCTTGGCATCAATGGTTTGAAAATTATTCAGCATCCTGATGAATTTTGTTTTTCTTTAGATGCCGTCTTATTGTCGCATTTTGTGATGCTAAGGCCTGGTGACCGGGTGGTCGACTTGGGTACGGGAACCGGCGTGATGCCACTTTTACTTACCACCCGGGACGTTGGTTCCGTAACCGGCATTGAGCTTGATTGTCAAATGTCGGAAAGGGCGGCGCGCAGTGTGGCTCTGAATCACCTGCAGGATAAGGTTACTATTTTACAGGGCGATCTTCGGCAGCTAAAGGGTGTGCTGGTGGCCGGTGCATATGAAGTGGTCATTGCCAATCCGCCTTACCGGCCGGTTGGTGGCGGCTACATCAGTCCCCAGGCAGGGATTGCCCGGGCATGTCATGAACTTACAGCTACGCTGCAGGATGTTGTGGCGGCGGCGCGTTATTTGGTAAAATATCGGGGCCGTTTCGCCATGGTGCATCTGCCGGAACGGATGGCAGAAATTCTCAGCGTTATGGGGGCCGCCGGTTTGGAGCCAAAACGGTTGCAACTGGTGCATCCTCATCTGAACAAAGGGCCCAATATGCTGCTGGTGGAAGGCATCCGCGGTGCCAGACCAGGCCTGGAGGTACTGCCGCCGCTCATTGTCTATGAAAGTGACGGCAGCTATACGGAGGACCTGTTGCAATATTATCCGAAAGAAATCCGGCAAATGGCAGTTAAGGAAGGCAGGCAAATGCTTAGATGA
- a CDS encoding PSP1 domain-containing protein, whose product MQVVVGVRFKKAGKIYYFDPGHFKLAAGDHVIVETARGLEYGEIVIGVREVADKDIVAPLKTVQRQATEADKEKVKENRAKEVEAFTLCSQKIAAHGLPMNLVDVEYTFDVNKIIFYFTADGRIDFRELVKDLASVFRTRIELRQIGVRDEAKMMGGIGCCGRPLCCATFLGDFEPVSIRMAKDQNLSLNPTKISGICGRLMCCLKYESDRYSSSSKKITPPPVGVDVVTIEGEGKVVAINHNKKLATVVLTDGKTVDVPWEDVVEKETNGA is encoded by the coding sequence TTGCAAGTAGTAGTGGGAGTGCGATTTAAGAAAGCAGGAAAAATATATTATTTTGATCCCGGACACTTTAAGCTGGCTGCCGGTGATCATGTGATTGTCGAGACGGCCAGAGGGCTGGAATATGGAGAAATTGTTATTGGGGTGCGGGAAGTGGCCGACAAGGATATTGTTGCGCCGTTAAAAACCGTTCAACGTCAGGCGACGGAGGCCGATAAGGAAAAGGTAAAAGAAAATAGGGCCAAGGAAGTTGAAGCATTTACCTTGTGCAGCCAAAAAATCGCGGCCCATGGCCTGCCGATGAATCTGGTTGATGTAGAATATACTTTTGATGTAAATAAAATCATATTTTATTTTACCGCTGACGGCCGTATTGATTTTAGAGAACTGGTTAAGGATCTGGCCTCAGTTTTCCGTACCCGCATTGAACTTAGGCAGATTGGCGTCAGAGATGAAGCCAAAATGATGGGCGGGATTGGCTGTTGCGGGCGTCCTTTATGCTGCGCAACATTTCTGGGAGACTTTGAGCCGGTATCCATCCGGATGGCCAAGGACCAGAATTTATCGCTCAATCCGACTAAAATTTCCGGCATCTGCGGGCGCTTGATGTGTTGTCTGAAATATGAAAGTGACCGCTACAGCTCTTCCAGCAAGAAGATTACGCCGCCACCTGTGGGTGTTGACGTAGTTACGATTGAAGGTGAGGGTAAGGTGGTGGCTATTAACCATAATAAAAAGCTGGCTACCGTAGTCCTGACTGACGGTAAAACCGTTGATGTGCCATGGGAAGATGTGGTGGAAAAAGAAACGAATGGAGCATAA
- the holB gene encoding DNA polymerase III subunit delta': MNWDSIIGHTVTIANLRAMLQADRMPHALLFAGPEGVGKMLTAGVLSAALLCESADKPCGRCPSCRQFAQNNHPDFSLIRPEGASIRIEQIRALQHQVSLVPYLGDRRVVVIENSDKMTTQAANSLLKVLEEPPGHAVFILVTARRQMLLDTIISRCLTVGFQAQPWQELLAALVAKGYPAREAEVAVRLGNGKMGTALGLLEPDGLRIRDQAFALVAALTDSRGQALWTLPEELEKYTRQDVLELLHYVTLLLRDILVYRVNREQSLLFNIDLAGQLAEQALYWEETALLAAFGRIRQAERALTGNGNIRLVLEALLIHIMEMMKGGQHFASSSGSAI, from the coding sequence TTGAACTGGGATAGCATTATTGGTCATACGGTGACAATTGCAAACTTGCGGGCGATGCTGCAGGCGGACCGAATGCCCCACGCGTTGTTGTTTGCCGGCCCCGAGGGGGTCGGGAAAATGCTTACGGCCGGGGTTTTGTCCGCCGCCTTGCTATGCGAGTCGGCCGACAAGCCTTGCGGCAGGTGTCCGTCCTGCCGGCAGTTTGCCCAGAACAATCATCCGGATTTCAGCCTGATCCGTCCGGAAGGGGCCAGTATCCGCATTGAACAAATCAGGGCGTTGCAGCATCAGGTATCCTTGGTGCCTTATTTAGGCGATCGGCGCGTTGTGGTTATTGAAAATTCGGATAAAATGACAACTCAGGCGGCAAACAGCCTGTTAAAAGTTCTGGAGGAGCCGCCGGGACACGCTGTGTTTATCTTAGTGACCGCCAGACGGCAAATGCTGCTGGATACGATTATATCCCGCTGCCTGACTGTTGGGTTTCAGGCTCAGCCCTGGCAAGAGTTGCTGGCGGCACTGGTAGCGAAGGGATATCCGGCCAGAGAGGCAGAAGTAGCTGTGCGGTTAGGAAACGGTAAAATGGGTACGGCACTGGGGCTGCTGGAGCCGGACGGTTTGCGGATCCGCGACCAGGCGTTTGCCCTGGTAGCCGCTCTGACGGATAGCAGGGGACAAGCCCTTTGGACTTTACCGGAGGAATTGGAGAAGTATACAAGGCAGGATGTGCTGGAGCTTTTGCACTATGTGACTTTGCTGCTGCGGGATATATTAGTATACCGGGTCAACCGGGAGCAAAGCCTGCTGTTTAACATAGACCTGGCCGGCCAATTGGCTGAACAGGCTCTTTACTGGGAAGAGACGGCCTTGCTGGCGGCCTTTGGACGAATTCGCCAGGCGGAAAGAGCCTTGACGGGTAACGGCAATATTCGTTTAGTCCTGGAAGCTTTATTGATTCATATAATGGAAATGATGAAAGGAGGACAGCATTTTGCAAGTAGTAGTGGGAGTGCGATTTAA